A window of Mangifera indica cultivar Alphonso chromosome 11, CATAS_Mindica_2.1, whole genome shotgun sequence contains these coding sequences:
- the LOC123228937 gene encoding 30S ribosomal protein S13, chloroplastic isoform X1: MAQTLAMPVAPALSVICNGRNYKSLSISLPLSKQPQVQFPSLSIRCARVGGVEIPNNKRIEYSLQYIHGIGRTRARQILNDVNMENKITKDFSEDELIVIRDEVSKYMIEGDLRRFNALAIRRLKEIQCYRGMRHIMGLPCRGQRTKNNCRTLKGKRVAIAGKKKAPR; the protein is encoded by the exons ATGGCTCAAACGCTTGCAATGCCTGTAGCGCCCGCACTCTCCGTTATCTGCAACGGACGTAACTACAAATCTCTGTCCATCTCTCTCCCACTTTCAAAGCAACCTCAG GTTCAGTTTCCAAGTTTAAGCATTCGTTGTGCCCGTGTTGGAGGTGTAGAGATTCCTAACAACAAGCGAATTGAGTACTCACTCCAGTACATTCATGGAATTGGACGCACCCGAGCTCGCCAAATCCTTAATGATGTTAacatggaaaataaaatcaCCAAAGACTTTTCTGAGGATGAACTCATTGTCATTCGTGATGAAGTCTCCAAGTACATGATCGAAGGAGATTtg AGGCGGTTCAATGCACTAGCTATTAGGAGATTGAAGGAGATTCAATGCTACCGAGGAATGAGACACATTATGGGATTGCCTTGTAGAGGGCAGCGTACTAAGAACAATTGCCGTACCCTGAAGGGTAAGAGAGTTGCTATAGCTGGGAAAAAGAAAGCTCCCCGTTGA
- the LOC123228937 gene encoding 30S ribosomal protein S13, chloroplastic isoform X2, which translates to MAQTLAMPVAPALSVICNGRNYKSLSISLPLSKQPQFPSLSIRCARVGGVEIPNNKRIEYSLQYIHGIGRTRARQILNDVNMENKITKDFSEDELIVIRDEVSKYMIEGDLRRFNALAIRRLKEIQCYRGMRHIMGLPCRGQRTKNNCRTLKGKRVAIAGKKKAPR; encoded by the exons ATGGCTCAAACGCTTGCAATGCCTGTAGCGCCCGCACTCTCCGTTATCTGCAACGGACGTAACTACAAATCTCTGTCCATCTCTCTCCCACTTTCAAAGCAACCTCAG TTTCCAAGTTTAAGCATTCGTTGTGCCCGTGTTGGAGGTGTAGAGATTCCTAACAACAAGCGAATTGAGTACTCACTCCAGTACATTCATGGAATTGGACGCACCCGAGCTCGCCAAATCCTTAATGATGTTAacatggaaaataaaatcaCCAAAGACTTTTCTGAGGATGAACTCATTGTCATTCGTGATGAAGTCTCCAAGTACATGATCGAAGGAGATTtg AGGCGGTTCAATGCACTAGCTATTAGGAGATTGAAGGAGATTCAATGCTACCGAGGAATGAGACACATTATGGGATTGCCTTGTAGAGGGCAGCGTACTAAGAACAATTGCCGTACCCTGAAGGGTAAGAGAGTTGCTATAGCTGGGAAAAAGAAAGCTCCCCGTTGA